The Carassius carassius chromosome 34, fCarCar2.1, whole genome shotgun sequence genome has a segment encoding these proteins:
- the myl7 gene encoding myosin regulatory light chain 2, atrial isoform — MFEQSQIQEFKEAFGCIDQNRDGVINKSDLKETYAQLGKLNVSDEELESMLAEGKGPINFTVFLTLFGEKLNGTDPEETILAAFKLFDPNATGVVNKDEFRRLLMNQADKFTAEEVDQAFAVAPIDVAGNIDYKSLCYIITHGDEKEES, encoded by the exons ATGTTTGAGCAATCACAAATACAGGAGTTTAAAGAG GCATTTGGCTGCATAGATCAGAACCGGGATGGAGTTATTAACAAATCTGATCTGAAGGAAACTTATGCACAGCTAg GAAAGCTGAATGTGAGTGATGAAGAGCTGGAGTCTATGTTAGCAGAGGGAAAAGGGCCCATCAACTTTACTGTCTTCCTCACTCTCTTCGGAGAAAAGCTCAATG GCACAGACCCAGAAGAAACCATTCTTGCTGCTTTTAAACTGTTTGACCCAAATGCTACAGGAGTTGTCAATAAGGATGA gttCAGGAGGCTGCTAATGAACCAAGCTGATAAATTCACTGCAGAAGAg GTTGACCAGGCTTTTGCAGTGGCTCCAATTGATGTGGCTGGGAATATTGACTATAAATCACTTTGCTACATTATCACACATGGTGATGAAAAGGAGGAGTCTTAA